In Oncorhynchus gorbuscha isolate QuinsamMale2020 ecotype Even-year linkage group LG08, OgorEven_v1.0, whole genome shotgun sequence, one genomic interval encodes:
- the LOC124041553 gene encoding cyclin-dependent kinase 5 activator 1-like: MFTTITALNSKHWTTRLYLSINKALLTMGTVMSISLRKKAVLFKDGPDTVGHLMEVQTGKSAKDKTLKRYSPWRWIVKKKSSKKDQAHENTNQNNIAHLSNENLEKSQSFSNLSTLTLEKSQSCDKLSTQDQGTPAISNNAASLVEKAPLSNSNTAPDTPQMVTVQDLDAPRRLVMVHATTGELLRCLGEFLCRRCYRLQDMSSMNPVLWLRVVDRYLLDNCYQSQSCINPAAVVFLYMLCREAVSSEVATLHELHAVLLTCLYTTCSYMGNEIAYPLKPFLVDTCRQTFWIRCMTITKLMSVKMLQMNTDPNFFCQVFADLKNESQKEEKKSRLLSGVYSTQ, from the exons ATGTTCACAACCATAACAGCCTTGAACTCAAAGCACTGGACAACCCGTCTTTACCTTTCAATTAACAAA GCACTATTGACCATGGGAACCGTAATGTCTATCTCGCTCCGCAAGAAGGCAGTCCTCTTCAAAGATGGGCCGGACACTGTGGGCCACTTGATGGAAGTCCAGACCGGTAAGAGCGCAAAAGACAAGACTCTGAAGCGCTACTCACCATGGAGGTGGATTGTGAAGAAGAAGAGCTCCAAGAAGGATCAGGCCCATGAGAACACCAACCAAAACAACATTGCCCATCTGAGTAATGAGAACCTGGAAAAGTCTCAGTCCTTCTCCAACCTGTCCACCCTCACCCTTGAGAAGTCTCAGTCCTGTGACAAGCTGTCCACCCAGGACCAAGGCACTCCAGCCATCTCCAACAACGCTGCCTCGTTGGTCGAGAAGGCCCCCTTATCCAACTCAAACACGGCCCCCGACACGCCCCAGATGGTGACCGTCCAGGACCTCGACGCTCCCAGGAGGCTGGTGATGGTCCACGCTACAACCGGCGAGCTGCTGCGCTGTCTGGGTGAGTTCCTGTGCCGGCGCTGCTACCGGCTCCAGGACATGTCTTCTATGAACCCGGTGCTGTGGCTGCGGGTGGTGGACCGTTATCTGCTGGACAACTGCTATCAGAGCCAGAGCTGCATCAATCCGGCCGCTGTGGTCTTCCTCTACATGCTGTGCCGCGAGGCGGTTTCCTCCGAGGTGGCCACCTTGCACGAGCTGCATGCCGTGCTGCTCACCTGCCTCTATACGACCTGCTCCTACATGGGTAACGAGATCGCCTACCCCCTGAAACCCTTCCTGGTGGACACCTGCAGGCAGACCTTCTGGATCCGCTGCATGACCATCACCAAGCTGATGAGTGTCAAGATGCTCCAGATGAACACAGACCCTAACTTCTTCTGCCAGGTGTTTGCTGACCTGAAGAACGAGAgccagaaggaggagaagaagagccGCCTGCTCAGCGGTGTGTACAGCACTCAGTGA
- the LOC124041555 gene encoding cyclin-dependent kinase 5 activator 1-like, translated as MGTVMSISLRKKAVLFKDGPDTVGHLMEVQTGKSAKDKTLKRYSPWRWIVKKKSSKKVQAHENTNQNNIAHLSNENLEKSQSFSNLSTLTLEKSQSCDKLSTQDQGTPAISNNAASLVEKAPLSNSNTAPDTPQMVTVQDLDAPRRLVMVHATTGELLRCLGEFLCRRCYRLQDMSSMDPVLWLRVVDRYLLDNCYQSQSCINPAAVVFLYMLCREAVSSEVATLHELHAVLLTCLYTTCSYMGNEIAYPLKPFLVDTCRQTFWIRCMTITKLMSVKMLQMNTDPNFFCQVFADLKNESQKEEKKSRLLSGVYSTQ; from the coding sequence ATGGGAACCGTAATGTCTATCTCGCTCCGCAAGAAGGCAGTCCTCTTCAAAGATGGGCCGGACACTGTGGGCCACTTGATGGAAGTCCAGACCGGTAAGAGCGCAAAAGACAAGACTCTGAAGCGCTACTCACCATGGAGGTGGATTGTGAAGAAGAAGAGCTCCAAGAAGGTGCAGGCCCATGAGAACACCAACCAAAACAACATTGCCCATCTGAGTAATGAGAACCTGGAAAAGTCTCAGTCCTTCTCCAACCTTTCCACCCTCACCCTTGAGAAGTCTCAGTCCTGTGACAAGCTGTCCACCCAGGACCAAGGCACTCCAGCCATCTCCAACAACGCTGCCTCATTGGTCGAGAAGGCCCCCTTATCCAACTCAAACACGGCCCCCGACACGCCCCAGATGGTGACCGTCCAGGACCTCGACGCTCCCAGGAGGCTGGTGATGGTCCACGCTACAACCGGCGAGCTGCTGCGCTGTCTGGGTGAGTTCCTGTGCCGGCGCTGCTACCGGCTCCAGGACATGTCTTCCATGGACCCGGTGCTGTGGCTGCGGGTGGTGGACCGTTATCTGCTGGACAACTGCTATCAGAGCCAGAGCTGCATCAATCCGGCCGCTGTGGTCTTCCTCTACATGCTGTGCCGCGAGGCGGTTTCCTCCGAGGTGGCCACCTTGCACGAGCTGCATGCCGTGCTGCTCACCTGCCTCTATACGACCTGCTCCTACATGGGTAACGAGATCGCCTACCCCCTGAAACCCTTCCTGGTGGACACCTGCAGGCAGACCTTCTGGATCCGCTGCATGACCATCACCAAGCTGATGAGTGTCAAGATGCTCCAGATGAACACAGACCCTAACTTCTTCTGCCAGGTGTTTGCTGACCTGAAGAACGAGAgccagaaggaggagaagaagagccGCCTGCTCAGCGGTGTGTACAGCACTCAGTGA
- the LOC124041554 gene encoding cyclin-dependent kinase 5 activator 1-like yields MFTTITALNSKHWTTRLYLSINKALLTMGTVMSISLRKKAVLFKDGPDTVGHLMEVQTGKSAKDKTLKRYSPWRWIVKKKSSKKVQAHENTNQNNIAHLSNENLEKSQSFSNLCTLTLEKSQYCDKLSTQDQGTPAISNNAASLVEKAPLSNTNTAPDTPQMVTVQDLDAPRRLVMVHATTGELLRCLGEFLCRRCYRLQDMSSIDPVLWLRVVDRYLLDNCYQSQSCINPAAVVFLYMLCREAVSSEVATLHELHAVLLTCLYTTCSYMGNEIAYPLKPFLVDTCRQTFWIRCMTITKLMSVKMLQMNTDPNFFCQVFADLKNESQKEEKKSRLLSGVYSTQ; encoded by the exons ATGTTCACAACCATAACAGCCTTGAACTCAAAGCACTGGACAACCCGTCTTTACCTTTCAATTAACAAA GCACTATTGACCATGGGAACCGTAATGTCTATCTCGCTCCGCAAGAAGGCAGTCCTCTTCAAAGATGGGCCGGACACTGTGGGCCACTTGATGGAAGTCCAGACCGGTAAGAGCGCAAAAGACAAGACTCTGAAGCGCTACTCACCATGGAGGTGGATTGTGAAGAAGAAGAGTTCCAAGAAGGTGCAGGCCCATGAGAACACCAACCAAAACAACATTGCCCATCTGAGTAATGAGAACCTGGAAAAGTCTCAGTCCTTCTCCAACCTGTGCACCCTCACCCTTGAGAAGTCTCAGTACTGTGACAAGCTGTCCACCCAGGACCAAGGCACTCCAGCCATCTCCAACAACGCTGCCTCGTTGGTCGAGAAGGCCCCCTTATCCAACACAAACACGGCCCCCGACACGCCCCAGATGGTGACCGTCCAGGACCTCGACGCTCCCAGGAGGCTGGTGATGGTCCACGCTACAACCGGCGAGCTGCTGCGCTGTCTGGGTGAGTTCCTGTGCCGGCGCTGCTACCGGCTCCAGGACATGTCTTCCATTGACCCGGTGCTGTGGCTGCGGGTGGTGGACCGTTATCTGCTGGACAACTGCTATCAGAGCCAGAGCTGCATCAATCCGGCCGCTGTGGTCTTCCTCTACATGCTGTGCCGCGAGGCGGTTTCCTCCGAGGTGGCCACCTTGCACGAGCTGCATGCCGTGCTGCTCACCTGCCTCTATACGACCTGCTCCTACATGGGTAACGAGATCGCCTACCCCCTGAAACCCTTCCTGGTGGACACCTGCAGGCAGACCTTCTGGATCCGCTGCATGACCATCACCAAGCTGATGAGTGTCAAGATGCTCCAGATGAACACAGACCCTAACTTCTTCTGCCAGGTGTTTGCTGACCTGAAGAACGAGAgccagaaggaggagaagaagagccGCCTGCTCAGCGGTGTGTACAGCACTCAGTGA
- the LOC124041559 gene encoding cyclin-dependent kinase 5 activator 1-like, whose product MFTTITALNSKHWTTRLYLSINKALLTMGTVMSISLRKKAVLFKDGPDTVGHLMEVQTGKSAKDKTLKRYSPWRWIVKKKSSKKDQAHENTNQNNIAHLSNENLEKSQSFSNLSTLTLEKSQSCDKLSTQDQGTPAISNNAASLVEKAPLSNSNTAPDTPRLVMVHATTGELLRCLGEFLCRRCYRLQDMSSMNPVLWLRVVDRYLLDNCYQSQSCINPAAVVFLYMLCREAVSSEVATLHELHAVLLTCLYTTCSYMGNEIAYPLKPFLVDTCRQTFWIRCMTITKLMSVKMLQMNTDPNFFCQVFADLKNESQKEEKKSRLLSGVYSTQ is encoded by the exons ATGTTCACAACCATAACAGCCTTGAACTCAAAGCACTGGACAACCCGTCTTTACCTTTCAATTAACAAA GCACTATTGACCATGGGAACCGTAATGTCTATCTCGCTCCGCAAGAAGGCAGTCCTCTTCAAAGATGGGCCGGACACTGTGGGCCACTTGATGGAAGTCCAGACCGGTAAGAGCGCAAAAGACAAGACTCTGAAGCGCTACTCACCATGGAGGTGGATTGTGAAGAAGAAGAGCTCCAAGAAGGATCAGGCCCATGAGAACACCAACCAAAACAACATTGCCCATCTGAGTAATGAGAACCTGGAAAAGTCTCAGTCCTTCTCCAACCTGTCCACCCTCACCCTTGAGAAGTCTCAGTCCTGTGACAAGCTGTCCACCCAGGACCAAGGCACTCCAGCCATCTCCAACAACGCTGCCTCGTTGGTCGAGAAGGCCCCCTTATCCAACTCAAACACGGCCCCCGACACGCC GAGGCTGGTGATGGTCCACGCTACAACCGGCGAGCTGCTGCGCTGTCTGGGTGAGTTCCTGTGCCGGCGCTGCTACCGGCTCCAGGACATGTCTTCTATGAACCCGGTGCTGTGGCTGCGGGTGGTGGACCGTTATCTGCTGGACAACTGCTATCAGAGCCAGAGCTGCATCAATCCGGCCGCTGTGGTCTTCCTCTACATGCTGTGCCGCGAGGCGGTTTCCTCCGAGGTGGCCACCTTGCACGAGCTGCATGCCGTGCTGCTCACCTGCCTCTATACGACCTGCTCCTACATGGGTAACGAGATCGCCTACCCCCTGAAACCCTTCCTGGTGGACACCTGCAGGCAGACCTTCTGGATCCGCTGCATGACCATCACCAAGCTGATGAGTGTCAAGATGCTCCAGATGAACACAGACCCTAACTTCTTCTGCCAGGTGTTTGCTGACCTGAAGAACGAGAgccagaaggaggagaagaagagccGCCTGCTCAGCGGTGTGTACAGCACTCAGTGA